DNA from Streptomyces rishiriensis:
GTGGCCAGCCGGCGGCCCTCGTCGGTGAGCTCGAGGTGCCGGTCGCTGGCCACGGAGACCAGGCCGTCGCGCTCCATGCGCGCCACCGTCTGGCTGACCGTCGGCCCGCTCTGGTCGAGGCGTTCGGCGATCCGGGCTCGCATGGGCACTACGCCTTCCTCTTCCAGCTCGAGGATGGTGCGGAGATACATCTCCGTGGTGTCGATCAGTCCGGACATGTGTGCCCCTCGATTAGCTCTGCCGAAGGCTGGACGGCTCTCCGGCGCGTGCGCTGGCCCTGACTCAATTCTGCCGGATACCACTGACAAGCGTGCCGCGCCGTGGGAACGGGGCGGTTACATCGGGGCGCGCACCCCTGCCGCGAGGCCGGCCGCCGCCCCGGTCGCCCCACCGTCACCGGGCGTATTGACAGCGCACTGGTCCAGACCGCACGGTGATCCGCGACACGGACACCCGCTAGGGCAAAGGGGCCCCCGGATGAGCGACCGCAAGCTCGCCGCCCAGTTCTTCGACGCCGCGATCGCCCTGCTCCAGCGGGCCCGCGACGAGGAGGCCGAGTCCGTCGAGGCGGCCGGCACGCTCCTCGCCGACACCGTGGCCGCCGACGGCCGCCTGTTCGCCTTCGGCGCCGGACACTCCTCCCTCGCCGCCCAGGACGTCGTCTACCGCGCGGGCGGCCTGGCCCTGATGAACCTGCTCGCCGTCCCGGGCGTGGTCGGCGTCGACGTCACACCCGCCACTCTCGGCTCGGCCCTGGAGCGCGTCGGGGGCCTCGCCGGCGCCGTCCTGGACACCTCGCCCCTGCGCGCGGGCGACGCCCTCGTCATCGTCTCGTTGTCCGGGCGCAACGCCCTGCCCGTGGAGATGGCCCAGCACGCCCGCGCCCTGGGCGTCCGCGTCATCGGCCTGACGTCGGTGGCCTACGCCGCGCAGACGACGTCCCGGCACGTCTCCGGAACGTTCCTGAAGGACCACTGCGACGTCGTCCTCGACTCGAAGATCGCGGTCGGCGACGCCGAGCTCACCCTGGACACCGTCCCGGCTCCCTTCGCCCCCGCCTCCACGGTCGTCACCTCGGCCCTCCTCCAGGCCGTGATGGCCACTGCGGCCGGCGTCCTCGCCGAGCGCGGCATCGAGCCCCCGCTGCTGCGCTCCGGCAACGTCGACGGCGGCCACGACTGGAACGGACGGATCATGGAGGAGTACCGGGACCGGATCTTCTACCGCCACTGAACGGCGCCGCCGGCGCCAAGCGGCCCGGGGACCACCTCCCGGCCTCCCGCCGCGCGGTCAGGCGCCGTCGTCCCGGCCCGTCGCCCGGGCCGCGTCGGTCAGATCGGCGAGGTCCAGGGCCGCGGCCATCCGGCCGGCCACGTCCTCGGCGTAGGTCGCGTCGGAACGCTCGAAGGCCGTACGGCCGCCGCCGCGGAGGAACGTCACGACGCCGAGGGTGCGGCCCCGGCTGCGCAGCACCGCGCACAGGGCGTGCACCGTGTCGTCGGGCCACAGGCGCGCCCTGGCCCACTCCCGCGCCTCGTCGGACGGCGCGGAACCCACCCCGGCCCGCACCGAACCGGCCCGCGCCACGCACTGCAGCGCGGGGTGCGTCTCGCCGTAGCGGAGGGGCAGGCCCGTGTGGCCGGTGAGCGCGCTGGGGCCCGGCCCGCCCGACGGGGTGGCCGCGACCCGCATCAGCCTCGGCGGCCCGGCCCCCTCCGCGTCGGCCGTGGCGCCCCCCATCACCCGGTCGACCAGGGCGTGGTCGGCGAATCCGGCGAGCGCGAAGTCGAGGTGCACGGTGGCCGCCTCGGCGGGGTTCTCGCACTCGGCGGCCGCGCGCGCCGCCCGGTGCAGCTGGTTGGTGCGGAAGCGCAGCAGCGAGGCCTCCTGCTCGCCCTGCTTGGCCTCGGTGACGTCCTGGAACATCCAGCCGACCCCGAGGGGCACCGGCTCCTCGGCGAGCGGCGAGGCCAGCCGCAGGAAGCCGCTGCGCCAGCAGCGCCGCTTCTCGCCCTCCGGGGTGCGCACCCCGACCCACAGCTCGGCGGGGGCGGGCGGAGCGCCCTCGGCGAGGACGTGCGTCAGCGCGTTCTCCAGCTCCTCGACGCCCTGGGTGAGCAGGTCGCCCAGGGGCCGGCCCAGCGCGGCCGTACGGCCCGTGCCGAGCGCGCGGGCGGCGTGTGCGTTGACGACGGCGGGGCGCAGGTCGGCGTCGACCAGGACGACGCCCCAGGAGGCGTCCTCGAAGAGGGCCTCGCTGAGCGCGATCGAGCGCTCCAGGTCGATCTGGGCGTGCACCTCGCTGAAGGCGAAGTACAGCCCCGCGGGTTTGCCGTCGGGCCCGCGCACGGCGGCGGACTGGCTGCGCACGAGGACACGGCCGCCGTCCTTGGTCAGCAGCGCGAACTCGTGGACCTGACGGCCCGGCGCGTGCATGGCGGACATCAGCCGCCCCTCGATGTCCTCGGCGTCGGCCTCGCGCACGGCCCACCCCGCGAAGCCGTGCCGGCCGACCGCCTCGGCGGCGGTCCATCCGAGGATGCGCTCGGCCTCGCGGTTCCAGTGGGTGACGATGCCGTCGCCGTCGAACGCGCAGAGCGCCGCGTCCATGCCGTCGAGCAGCGCGGCGAGGAGATCGGTGCCGTCCGGACCGACCGGACCGGCCGCCTCCGCGCCTTCCGGGGGCGTGGGACCGTCGCCGCCCGGCCGCTCCGGCTCGTCCGGCCCGAGCTCGTCGGTGGTCCCACTACGTCGGGAAGCACTCACCTGGACCCCCTGGCAGGTTCGCTCACTTGCCCTCATTCAACTCGAACGTGACGCAGCCCACATATGGTTCCCGCAAGATTGCAGAGGAATCGTTGTATCGCGCCCCGGCCTTGCGGGGCAGGAGCCGCAGGTCGACCCATTCCGCCGTCCCGCCGTCGAGCACGTACCGCTCGACCTCGACGAAACCGCGCGCCCGCGCGAAGCGCAGGCCGTCCTCGTTGACGGCCAGCACGCACGTCTCCACCACCCGGGCGCCTAGCACGCGCGCGCGGGCGAGAGCGTGGTCGTACAGGGCGGCGCCGTGGCCGCGCCCGCGGTACCCGGGCAGCACGCGCGCGATGACGGTCGCCACCGCCTCCTCGCCCTCGGGCGGCCGCACCGTCGAGCAGCCGACGAGGACGTCACCGGCGTAGGCGTTCTCCAGCCGGTAGCGGCCCGCGCGCTCGCGCACCTCGTCGAGGGACATCGCGGCCGGCGGCACGATCGTGTTGTGGACGTACCGCCACTGCTCGAGCGCGGCCTCACCGGCCACGGGCTCGGTGCGCAGACGAAGACCAGTCACGCGAGCAGGGAATCGCCTCCCGGTCCGCCGAGTCAACATCCGGGAAAAAACACTTGAGCGACCGGGGACGGGTTCTTAGGGTGGGCCGTACCGAAGGAAAGGAGGTGGTCCGAAGCATGTATGCACACCGGACGTCGGAGGTGGCTGCGGGCTAGGGCCCGTCGCCCACTGAGTGCGGTGCCGGACCAGCGTGTGTGAGTTGCACGCAACCGGCCAATTCAACGCAGTCACCCGACCCGCGAGTCGCCGGTACGTCCGGCCGGCCCTCCTGAGCGAGGACCAGACTCGCGGGTCGCCTGCTTCTCCGCCCTCGCTACTCCGCCCTCCGCCTTTCCGCCCTCCGCTTCCGGGCCCTCCGCCTTTCCGGCCCGCCGCCCGCAGGGTTTGCGGGGCGTGATCCGCGCCACGTACGGATCTTTCGTCAGGCAGTACGCTGGGCGCATGCTTTCGCTCGTTCGACGCCGCCACGTGGACTACGTCCGCGTCACGAGCATGGGCTGTCGACGCTCCCTCTGAGCCTTCCAGCCCTTCCCGCGGTCCCCAGCCGCCCGCGTCTCCCTCCCGCCCACTTGGCACCCGTGCGCCGCCCCACCCACGGCGGCGGCCGGGCCCCCGTACACCTGCGGACGAACCATGACGAATCCGTCGTACCAGCAACTGCCGATCATCGATCTCTCCGCCGCCGACCGCGGTCCCCGGGCGCGGGCGCTGCTGCACGCGCAGCTGCACGGCGCCGCGCACGACGTGGGGTTCTTCCAACTGGTCGGGCACGGGGTCGGTGAGCGGGAGACGGGCGAGCTGCTGTCCGCCATGCGCGCCTTCTTCGCGCTGCCCGAGGCCGAGCGGCTCGCCATCGACAACGTGAACTCGCCGCACTTCCGCGGCTACACGCGGACCGGTGACGAGCGGACCGGCGGACGGCAGGACTGGCGGGACCAGCTCGACATAGGGGCCGAGCGGCCCGCCCGCGTCCCCGGCCCCGGGGAGCCCGCCTACTGGTGGCTGGAGGGGCCCAATCAGTGGCCGGCCGGGCTGCCCGCGCTGCGCGAGGCCGCGCTCGCCTGGATCGAGCGGCTGAGCGCCGTCGCCGAGAAGCTGCTGCACGAGCTGCTCGCCTCGATCGGCGCGCCCGTCGACTTCTACGACCGGGCTTTCGGGGAGCGGGCGCATCCGCATCTGAAGCTCGTGAGGTATCCGGGAAGCGCGGGGGACGGCGCCGGTCAGGGCGTCGGGGCGCACAAGGACTACGGATTCCTGACGCTGCTGCTCCAGGACCGGGTCGGCGGGCTCCAGGTGCAGCGCGCGGACGGGCTGTTCCACGACGTCCCGCCGCTGCCGGGCGCCTTCGTGGTCAACCTGGGTGAGCTGCTGGAGGTGGCGACCAACGGGTATCTCGTGGCCACCAACCACCGGGTCGTGTCTCCGCCGAGTGCCGTCGAGCGGTTCTCCGTGCCCTTCTTCTACAACCCGCGTCTGGACGCCCGCGTCGAGCCGCTGCCCTTCCCGCACGCCTCCACCGCGCCCGGTGTGACCGACGACCCGGCCAACCCGCTCTTCGCCGAGTACGGCTTCAACGAGCTGAAGGGCAAGCTGCGGGCCCACCCGCTGGTGGCCGAACGGCACCACGCGGAGCTGCTCAGCCCCGCGTGACGCCGTGCTCCGTCGGCCGGGCCCGCCCTAGCCGCTGATGGCCCCGTAGCCCTCGATCTCCCGAGGGCTGCGGGAGCCCGGGCCGATGTAGCGGGCGGAGGGCCGGACCAGGCGGCCGGTGCGCTTCTGCTCCAGGATGTGCGCCGACCAGCCCGCCGTACGGGCGCAGGTGAACATCGAGGTGAACATGTGCGCCGGGACCTCGGCGAAGTCCAGGATGATGGCCGCCCAGAACTCGACGTTCGTCGCCAGGACCCGGTCCGGGCGCCGGGCGTGCAGTTCCGCGAGGGCCGCCTTCTCCAGGGCTTCGGCGATCTCGAAGCGGGGCGCGCCCAGCTCGCGGGCCGTACGGCGCAGCACACGCGCGCGTGGGTCCTCGGCGCGGTAGACGCGGTGACCGAAGCCCATGAGCCGCTCACCCTTGTCGAGGGCCTGTTTGACGTACGCGTCCGCGTCCCCGGTCCGCTCGATCTCCTCGATCATGCCGAGGACGCGGGAGGGGGCGCCGCCGTGCAGCGGGCCCGACATGGCGCCCACGGCGCCGGACAGGGCGGCGGCGACGTCCGCGCCCGTGGAGGCGATCACGCGTGCCGTGAACGTGGACGCGTTCATGCCGTGTTCGGCGGCCGACGTCCAGTAGGCGTCGACCGCGGCCACGTGCTTGGGGTCCGGCTCGCCGCGCCAGCGGATCATGAACCGCTCGACGACGGACTGCGCCTTGTCGATCTCCCGCTGCGGGACCATCGGCCGGCCCTGTCCGCGCGCGGACTGGGCGACGTAGGAGAGGGCCATGACGGCGGCGCGGGCGAGGTCCGCGCGGGCCTGCTCGGCATCGATGTCGAGGAGGGGCTTGAGGCCCCAGACGGGCGCGAGCATGGCGAGCGCGGACTGCACGTCGACGCGGATGTCGCCGGAGTGGACGGGGATCGGGAACGGCTCGGCGGGCGGCAGTCCGGGATTGAAGGCGCCGTCGACGAGCAGGCCCCAGACGTTCCCGAAGGAGACGTGGCCGACCAGGTCCTCGATGTCGACGCCCCGGTACCGCAGGGCGCCGCCCTCCTTGTCGGGTTCGGCGATCTCCGTCTCGAACGCGACGACTCCTTCGAGTCCGGGTACGAAGTCGGACATCGGGCGGCTCCTCGTGATGTGTGCGACGGGATGTGCGGGACGGAAGGGGTGGAACGGACGGGACGAACGGACGGGTCGAACAGGCGGGTCGGACGGACGGGGCGACCGCAGGGTGGGGGACGGGACGGGTGCGACGGGGCGCGACGGGCGGGTGGTTCCGTGCTGTGCGGCGGCTTGCGGCGGTTGCGGTTGTGGGGGGACGGCGGACGTGCGACGGGCTGCGCCGGCGGTTCCGCGGTCCTGTGCACCTGGGGTGCGAGGACTCGCGGTCCTGGGCGGTACTCCACTGATGCCCCGTGCGGCCGTCGATCACCCGACCGGCACCCCACCGGGGCGGGCCGGCGGCTACGGGCGCCTCTGCACCATATCTCCGAGTGCCACCGTTGGGGAGTGTTCGCGGCACTCAGTGCCACCTCTGGTGGGTCGGTCTGCGGCGGCGGGCCATGCGGCAAGATGACCACGTGACCGACGAAGACGCCGTCTCCCCCGGCCCCGTCCCCGATCCCGCCGCCATGCGCAAGCAGTACCGGGCCGAGGGGTTCTCCGAGGCAGGGCTGGCCGCCACGCCCGTGGAGCAGTTCGCCCGCTGGTTCAAGGACGCCGCCGTCGAGGCCCATCTCTTCGAGCCGAACGCCATGGTCGTCTCCACCGCGGACGCCGAGGGCCGGCCCGGCTCGCGCACGGTGCTGCTGAAGCACTTCGACGAGCAGGGCTTCGTCTTCTACACCAACTACGACTCCCGCAAGGCCCGCGACCTCGCCGAGAACCCGTACGTCTCGCTGCTCTTCCCCTGGCATCCGATGGCCCGGCAGGTCATCGTGCGGGGCGTGGCGCGGCGCACCGGGCGGGACGAGACCGCCGCCTACTTCCGGACCCGGCCGCACGGCTCCCAGCTCGGCGCCTGGGCCAGCGCCCAGTCCTCGGTGATCGCCGGCCGCGCCGATCTCGACGCCTCCTACGCCGAGCTGGCGGCCCGCTACCCGGAGGGCGAGCGGGTGCCGGTGCCGCCGCACTGGGGCGGTTTCCGGGTGGCTCCGGAGTCGGTGGAGTTCTGGCAGGGCCGCCTGAACCGGCTGCACGACCGGCTGCGCTACGTGGCGCGGGCCGACGGAAGCTGGCGGGTGGAGCGGCTCAGCCCCTGACGGGATCGTCGGGACCGTCCCCTCGGGCGCTCAGATCTTGCCGAGGGCGTCGTCCAGGAGCCGCGCCCACTGCGTCACCACTCGCTCGCGGCGCCCCGCGTCGTCGGTGAGCAGGTTGGCGAGGCCGAGGCCGCGGGCCATGTCCAGCAGGCCCTGGACGGTCTCACGGACGCCGGGCGCGGACTCGTCGGCGCCCAGGAGCTCGACGGCTATGCGGTGGCTCTCGCGGCCCACGCGGGCCTCCAGCTCGGTCACGCGCGGGCGCAGCTGCTCCTCGTCGGACGCGGCCACCCACAGGTGCAGGGCGGCGCGGAAGAGAGGGCCGGTGTAGAGGTCCACCAGGGCGGTGACGACCATCCGCCGGTCGCCCGTCGCGCCCTGCGGGAACAGGGCGCGCAACGCGTCCGAGCGTTCCTCGGCGACGTACTCGACCGCCGCGGTGAACAGGTCCTCGCGGGTGGGGAAGTGGTGCTGGGCCGCGCCCCGGGAGACACCCGCGCGTTCGGCGACGACGGTGACCGTGGAGCCCGCCCAGCCGCGTTCGGCGAGGCAGGCCACGGCAGCCGCCAGGAGCCGCTGCCGGGTGGCCCGGCTGCGGTCCTGCTTGGGCACACGGTCGCCCGGCACACGGTCGCCCGGCCCGCGGTCACCGCCCGGCCCGCGGTCACCGCCCGGCCCGCGGTCGTCCGGGGTGCGGTCGTCCGTGGTCACAACACCCATGGAGGATCCCGTCGTTCGAGGAAGGCCGTCAGTCCCTCGCGGGCGTCGGGGCCGGCGAACAACGAGGCCGAGAGCCTGGTCATCTCGCCCGCGTCCTCGACGAAGGCCTCCAGCACCTTAGCCGTGAGCAGCTCCTTCGTCCTGGCCAGGGCCGTGGGCGCGGCCCGGCGCAGGCCGTCGAGGACGGGTGCGAGCACCTCGTCCAGGTCGCCGTCGCCTGCCGACTGGGTGACGAGGCCGATCCGGGCGGCCTCGGCCGCTCCGAAGGTCTCGCCGGTGAGGCAGTAGCGGGAGAGGGCGCGCGGGTCGACGCGAGGCAGCAGCGGCAGTGAGATGACGGCGGGCGCGACCCCGATGCGCACCTCCGTGAACGCGAAGGTCGCCGTCCCGGAGGCGAACGCGAGGTCGCAGGCGCCGAGCACGCCCAGACCGCCCGCGCGCACATGCCCGGCGACCCGGGCCACCACGGGCTTGCGCAGCTCGAGGATCCGCCGGAGCAGCGCTGGCACCGCGTGCGGTGGCGGGGGGTCCTTCAGGTCGGCGCCCGCGCTGAAGGTGTTGCCGGTGTGGGTGAGGACGACGGCGCGTACGTCGTCGTCCTTCTCGCAGGCCCCGAGCGCGTCCGCCAGTTCGCTCACGAGGGCGCGCGAGAGGGCGTTGCGGGTGGCGGGCGAGTCGAGGCTGAGGGTCTCGACTCCTCGGACACGGTTCCGTCCGACCAGGGCGGTCGTCATGCATCCTCCCTCAGTCGGCGGCGCAGGATCTTCCCGGAGGCGGCGCGGGGCACGGCGTCGATGAAGGTGACCCGGCGGACGCGCTTGTAGGGGGCGACCCGTTCGGCGACGTACATCGCGATCTCTCCTTCGGACAGACCGGGTGACGTGGGCTGGCGGACCACGTACGCGTGCGGCACCTCGTTGTTGTCGTCGTCGTAGACGCCGATGACGGCCGCGTCCGCTATGCCGGGGTGGGTGAGCAGGAGCGCCTCGAGTTCGGCGGGCGCCACCTGGAAGCCCTTGTACTTGATCAGTTCCTTGACCCGGTCGACGACGAACAGCCAGCCGTCCGCGTCGACCCGCCCCACGTCGCCGGTGTGCAGCCAGCCGGCGTCGTCGATCATGTCGGCGGTCGCGTCGGGACGCCCCAGGTAACCCTTCATGATCTGCGGCCCCCGGATGAGGATCTCGCCGGCCGCGCCGGCTTCGAGGTCCTTGTCGGGGTCGTCGAGGGAGACGATCCGCATCTCGGTGCCGGCGATGAGCTTGCCGACGGTGCCCGCGGGGGCGTCCCGCATGGCGTCGAGCGGGACGACATGGGTGCCCGGGGACAGTTCCGTCATGCCGTACGCCTGGCCGACCGGTGGCAGGTTCAGGCGCTCGGCGCAGGCGGCGGCGAGGCCGGCGTCCAGGGGTGCGGCCGCGCTGACGACGTACCGCAGGGACGACAGGTCGTACCGGGCGACCGCCGGGTGCTTGGCGAGGGCGAGGACGATCGGCGGGGCCACGTACAGGCCGGTGATGCGGTGGTTCTGGATGGCCGCGAGGAAGGTGTCCAGGTCGAAGCGGGGCAGCACCACGACGGTGGCACCCTGCCGCAGGGGCGCGTTCATCAGGGCGGTCAGGCCGTAGATGTGGAAGAAGGGCAGCACGGCGAGGATGCGGTCGCCGGGGCCGGCGGACATCGCCGACCGCAGCTGGGCGAGGTTGGTGGCGATCTGCCGGTGGGTGAGCATCACGCCCTTGGGGACACCGGTGGTACCGGAGGAGTACGGCAGGGCCGCCACGTCCTCCACCGGGTCGATGTCCACCTGCGGTTCGGGGGCCGCCGAGGCGAGCATGTCGACGAGCGAGCGGTGCCCGGCGGCGGTGTCGCAGACGAAGATCTCCTTGACGCCGCCCGCGAGTTCGGCCGCCCGCCGTGCTGTCCGGAGCAGCGGGGAGACGGTGACGATCCAGCGGGCGGCACAGTCGCCGAGCTGCTTGGCGAACTCCTCCGCGGTGGCGAGCGGGTGCACGGTGGTGACCGTGGCGCCCGCGCGCGTGGCCGCGTAGAAGGCGAGCGGGAAGGCGACGGTGTTGGGGCTGTGCAGGGCCAGTACGTCGCCCTTGCGGACCCCGGCCTCGGCGAGCGCGGCGGCGACCCGCCGGTGGAACCGGTCCACCTGCTCGTACGTGAGCGTGGTGCCGTCCGTGCCGTCGACGAGCGCCGGCAGTTCGCCGAACTCGGCGGCACGGCCCAGCACGGCGTCGTGGATGGGGAGGTCTACGGGCGGGACGTCTGCGAACTCGCTGCGGAACATGGTTCCTCCTCGCGCGCCGGACACGACGGTTGCCGGCTGCGGTCAGTACGACTTGGGCAGACCCAGGGTCTGGTGGGAGACGTAGTTGAGAATCATCTCCCGGCTCACCGGGGCGATCCGGGCCACCCGGGAGGCGGTTATCAGTTTGGCGAGGCCGAACTCGCGCGTGAGGCCGTTGCCGCCGAGGGTGTGCACGGACTGGTCGACCGCTTTCACGCAGGCCTCCCCGGCCGCGTACTTGGCCATGTTGGCGGCCTCTCCGGCGCCGACGTCGTCCCCCGCGTCGTACAGATGGGCCGCCTTCTGCATCATCAGGCGGGC
Protein-coding regions in this window:
- a CDS encoding GNAT family N-acetyltransferase — encoded protein: MTGLRLRTEPVAGEAALEQWRYVHNTIVPPAAMSLDEVRERAGRYRLENAYAGDVLVGCSTVRPPEGEEAVATVIARVLPGYRGRGHGAALYDHALARARVLGARVVETCVLAVNEDGLRFARARGFVEVERYVLDGGTAEWVDLRLLPRKAGARYNDSSAILREPYVGCVTFELNEGK
- a CDS encoding isopenicillin N synthase family dioxygenase; this encodes MTNPSYQQLPIIDLSAADRGPRARALLHAQLHGAAHDVGFFQLVGHGVGERETGELLSAMRAFFALPEAERLAIDNVNSPHFRGYTRTGDERTGGRQDWRDQLDIGAERPARVPGPGEPAYWWLEGPNQWPAGLPALREAALAWIERLSAVAEKLLHELLASIGAPVDFYDRAFGERAHPHLKLVRYPGSAGDGAGQGVGAHKDYGFLTLLLQDRVGGLQVQRADGLFHDVPPLPGAFVVNLGELLEVATNGYLVATNHRVVSPPSAVERFSVPFFYNPRLDARVEPLPFPHASTAPGVTDDPANPLFAEYGFNELKGKLRAHPLVAERHHAELLSPA
- a CDS encoding PAS domain-containing protein, with translation MRASERTCQGVQVSASRRSGTTDELGPDEPERPGGDGPTPPEGAEAAGPVGPDGTDLLAALLDGMDAALCAFDGDGIVTHWNREAERILGWTAAEAVGRHGFAGWAVREADAEDIEGRLMSAMHAPGRQVHEFALLTKDGGRVLVRSQSAAVRGPDGKPAGLYFAFSEVHAQIDLERSIALSEALFEDASWGVVLVDADLRPAVVNAHAARALGTGRTAALGRPLGDLLTQGVEELENALTHVLAEGAPPAPAELWVGVRTPEGEKRRCWRSGFLRLASPLAEEPVPLGVGWMFQDVTEAKQGEQEASLLRFRTNQLHRAARAAAECENPAEAATVHLDFALAGFADHALVDRVMGGATADAEGAGPPRLMRVAATPSGGPGPSALTGHTGLPLRYGETHPALQCVARAGSVRAGVGSAPSDEAREWARARLWPDDTVHALCAVLRSRGRTLGVVTFLRGGGRTAFERSDATYAEDVAGRMAAALDLADLTDAARATGRDDGA
- a CDS encoding TetR/AcrR family transcriptional regulator, producing the protein MGVVTTDDRTPDDRGPGGDRGPGGDRGPGDRVPGDRVPKQDRSRATRQRLLAAAVACLAERGWAGSTVTVVAERAGVSRGAAQHHFPTREDLFTAAVEYVAEERSDALRALFPQGATGDRRMVVTALVDLYTGPLFRAALHLWVAASDEEQLRPRVTELEARVGRESHRIAVELLGADESAPGVRETVQGLLDMARGLGLANLLTDDAGRRERVVTQWARLLDDALGKI
- a CDS encoding SIS domain-containing protein: MSDRKLAAQFFDAAIALLQRARDEEAESVEAAGTLLADTVAADGRLFAFGAGHSSLAAQDVVYRAGGLALMNLLAVPGVVGVDVTPATLGSALERVGGLAGAVLDTSPLRAGDALVIVSLSGRNALPVEMAQHARALGVRVIGLTSVAYAAQTTSRHVSGTFLKDHCDVVLDSKIAVGDAELTLDTVPAPFAPASTVVTSALLQAVMATAAGVLAERGIEPPLLRSGNVDGGHDWNGRIMEEYRDRIFYRH
- a CDS encoding citrate synthase 2, translating into MSDFVPGLEGVVAFETEIAEPDKEGGALRYRGVDIEDLVGHVSFGNVWGLLVDGAFNPGLPPAEPFPIPVHSGDIRVDVQSALAMLAPVWGLKPLLDIDAEQARADLARAAVMALSYVAQSARGQGRPMVPQREIDKAQSVVERFMIRWRGEPDPKHVAAVDAYWTSAAEHGMNASTFTARVIASTGADVAAALSGAVGAMSGPLHGGAPSRVLGMIEEIERTGDADAYVKQALDKGERLMGFGHRVYRAEDPRARVLRRTARELGAPRFEIAEALEKAALAELHARRPDRVLATNVEFWAAIILDFAEVPAHMFTSMFTCARTAGWSAHILEQKRTGRLVRPSARYIGPGSRSPREIEGYGAISG
- a CDS encoding enoyl-CoA hydratase family protein, which codes for MTTALVGRNRVRGVETLSLDSPATRNALSRALVSELADALGACEKDDDVRAVVLTHTGNTFSAGADLKDPPPPHAVPALLRRILELRKPVVARVAGHVRAGGLGVLGACDLAFASGTATFAFTEVRIGVAPAVISLPLLPRVDPRALSRYCLTGETFGAAEAARIGLVTQSAGDGDLDEVLAPVLDGLRRAAPTALARTKELLTAKVLEAFVEDAGEMTRLSASLFAGPDAREGLTAFLERRDPPWVL
- a CDS encoding 4-coumarate--CoA ligase family protein codes for the protein MFRSEFADVPPVDLPIHDAVLGRAAEFGELPALVDGTDGTTLTYEQVDRFHRRVAAALAEAGVRKGDVLALHSPNTVAFPLAFYAATRAGATVTTVHPLATAEEFAKQLGDCAARWIVTVSPLLRTARRAAELAGGVKEIFVCDTAAGHRSLVDMLASAAPEPQVDIDPVEDVAALPYSSGTTGVPKGVMLTHRQIATNLAQLRSAMSAGPGDRILAVLPFFHIYGLTALMNAPLRQGATVVVLPRFDLDTFLAAIQNHRITGLYVAPPIVLALAKHPAVARYDLSSLRYVVSAAAPLDAGLAAACAERLNLPPVGQAYGMTELSPGTHVVPLDAMRDAPAGTVGKLIAGTEMRIVSLDDPDKDLEAGAAGEILIRGPQIMKGYLGRPDATADMIDDAGWLHTGDVGRVDADGWLFVVDRVKELIKYKGFQVAPAELEALLLTHPGIADAAVIGVYDDDNNEVPHAYVVRQPTSPGLSEGEIAMYVAERVAPYKRVRRVTFIDAVPRAASGKILRRRLREDA
- the pdxH gene encoding pyridoxamine 5'-phosphate oxidase, with the protein product MRQDDHVTDEDAVSPGPVPDPAAMRKQYRAEGFSEAGLAATPVEQFARWFKDAAVEAHLFEPNAMVVSTADAEGRPGSRTVLLKHFDEQGFVFYTNYDSRKARDLAENPYVSLLFPWHPMARQVIVRGVARRTGRDETAAYFRTRPHGSQLGAWASAQSSVIAGRADLDASYAELAARYPEGERVPVPPHWGGFRVAPESVEFWQGRLNRLHDRLRYVARADGSWRVERLSP